AGGATACTCGGCCGTATCCGACGACTCCATCACCACCCCCAGGTCTTTGATGGCGTTGGGGTAATCGTTGTTGGCCTGGTAGGTCAGCGCCCGCACAAAACGCACCTCGGGGTTGTCGTACTTGAGCGTAATGGCCTCGCTCAAATCCTTGAGCGCCTTATCGTAATCGCCGGTGATGTAGTACACCTTCCCGCGGTAAAACAGGGGTGCTCCGGCTTTTTTATCCAGCTTGGTGGCCTCTTCGAACTTTTCCATCGCTTCTTTGTAGTCGGCCAATTCAATCTTGGCATCGCCTATTCGGACGTAGATATCCGCCAACCGGCTTTGGTAATCATCGATTTTATCTTTTTTCTGCCGATCCCGAATGGTTGCAATGGCTTTTTCGTATTCGTCAATCGCCTTTCCGAAATCGCGCTGCGCCGCGTAGACATCGCCAAGGCCAACCAGCGCCGGAAAATAGTGCACCTGCAACTGCCGCACCCGCAACAGGTCGTTCACGGCCCTGTCGTACGAACGAAGTTTGAGCTGACTCACGCCTCGCTTGTACCACGCCATCCAATTGGTTTCCTCCTGCTCAATAATTTGCGTGTAGGCCCCGATCGCGTCTTCGTAGCGCCGCTGCAACTCGTACACCTCACCCAGCTTAAACCAGACGGTTACGTTGGTCGGGTCCAGCACGGCAGCGTTGCGCAAGATTTCGAGGGCCGTGTCGTACGCTTTCTGATCGAGCGCCGCCAGCCCCTCGCGGTACAGCTGTTCACTTTCCTGCCGAATGGCTTTCTGCTCTTCGGTACCCAGCCCTTTCTCCAGCGCCAATGTAAAATCCTGCTGGGCCTCGTTGTAGTTCTGCAGTCGCACCTGGGTCAAACCGCGCTGAAAGTACATTTTACCGTCATGTGCATCGAGGTGAATGGCGTTTTCCAGGCTGGCCAGCGCCTTGCGGTAGGCCTCCTGTTGATAATGCAGCATGGCTTTCTCGTAGTAAACCTGACTGCTGGGCGCCAGCGCAATCACTTTCTGATAGTCGTCAATGGCGCCGTCGACCGACCCCATGCGCCGTTTTAGGTTGGCCCGCTCCGACAGGTAGCGCGGGTCGTCGGGCAGAAAGCTGACGATCACGTCATAATCGGCCACAGCCTGGGCCAATTCGCCGCTTTTGGCGTACAACTGTCCCCGCTCGCGGTACGCATCCAGGTATTGCGGATCGTAGCTGATGGCATCGGTGAAATCTTTCAGTGCCTGTTTGGTCTTATCTTCTTTCGCATAGCAGATGCCGCGCATCAGAAACAGCTCCGGAAAGCGCTCCGGGTGGTCGCTGTGCGTACGAATCAGCTTGTTGCAACTCTTCATGGCGGCATCGTAATCGCCGGCCATCATCTCGTTTTTCGGCAGCGACACTTCCCGGATCGTGCTGGAAATGGCCATGATCTCGTCGTTCAGCTTCCGCTGATCCGGTTGAAGTTCCAGGGCTTTCTGATAGAACGTAATGGCGTCCTCGTACTTCCGAATGCTCCGTGCGTGTTTGGCCTTGCGCACAAAATCTTCGTACTGGTTGGAGCGTTCGGTCAGGCGGGCGATTTCGTTGAGGCGAACTTTCGGGTGGTATTTGTACGGGTAGATCACAATGGCCGCTTCGTACGCGTCTTTCGCGGCCTGATAACGTTTTTCGGCGTAGGCCTGGTCCCCCATCTTGATCGCTTCTTCATATTCGTTCTTCTTTTCCGTCTCCTCGGCCGAGCCCACTTCTTTCAGCTTGCGCATCTCTTCGGCGAAGAGGTTGGCGATTTCCTGTTTGATCATGTCCGCATCGACCGACCGGTTCCGCTCCAGCGACGCGACACTTTTGCCCAGCACATCGTCATCGCCCGCGATCAGCTCCACGTTGTTTTCCGGGGTGTTCAGGTCCTCTTCCGGTCCGAAGAAGCTGATGCCGATGATCCGCGCCTGCCACTTCCCGTCCACGTTGTCGACCCGCACATCGGCCACCCGTGGTACCGTCGCGTACCCTTTGTTTTTCTGCTTGTGCTTGTTCTCGAAGTTCCGTTCGAAGTAGGTGCGAACGTAATAGTAGTCGCTCTTTTTGACGGGAGAGGTTTTCACGCTGGTGAGCGAAACGCTGGGCTCGGAGCTTTTTTCGTAGTACAGATCCAACGTATTGAGGTACTTCGGCACTTCCGCATCCTTGAAATTTTTGAGCGTAGCGTCGGGATCGTCGTCACTTTCGATGATGACTTTCTCGTCGTAGAAGATCTGGTTTTTCGAGCTGGAGTAGCTGTTGCGGATCAGGTCCTGCGTCATTTTCGACCCGATGTCGGTATTGGTGATGACGTTCAGCAGATCTTCCAGTTCGTAAACGACCAATTCGGCCTGGTGGGTGATTTCCGCCCCTTCGCGAATCGTGAGCGTATCCTGAGCCACCGCCGGCCACCACAGGAGCCAGCCCATCGCCCCGATGAGAATTCCGCTCTTTTTCATCTTGATACTGTTTAGTCGTAAGTTAAGAAAATAGGGCACCGCTCCTACTGCAGGGAAAGCACCTCGTGCCGGTAGCGTTGCTTGGCCGCTGCGTCGGCCGGTTGCAGGCTGCTGATCAGCCAGCCGGAATTTCGGCTCGGCCGGTTGAAATGGTCGACCGTAAAGATCCAGCCTTCGACCTGAAGAAAATGGTAAACGATCCGGTTTACCTGTTTGAATTCGAGCTGCCCGGTGGCGCTCAGGAACGTAAACACGCTTAGCGTATTGACCTCAAACTCCTGCGGCAAATAATTACGAATGTTTTGCCGATCGTGCAAGGCCCGGGTCAGGTTCATAAAATCGGTCCCGTGGCTAAAGGGCGTCAGCGAAGTGGTCGAATCGACCGAAGCCGGTACCGTCAGAAAGTCGGCTTGCGCTCCGGCAATCACCCACCGGGAAGCGTTGATCGGCTCGGCCTGCACCCGAAGCAGCAAATGGACGGTGCGGGGTTTGCCCTGGTACTGGACCAGGCACTCCAGGTCGGCATACCAGTCATGGTCGTAGTAGTCGAGGTGGGCCGGGCGCAGGCTGTCGTCGACCTGTTCGACAAAGCTCCGTACCTGGTTCAGGTTCCACGCCTGGTCTTCCTGGTTGAACAGACTCAGGATCATGCGTTGCCGCGAGACCTGCAACGAAGAGTCCATCCGGTTCATCCACGACGTAAAAAGCGTAGGTTGGTGGTTGAAACGTTCCATGAACTCGTCGACCTGCTTGACGGAGAACAGAAAGTTGATCTCTTCTTCCGACATGCTCGGCCACTGGGCTTGTGCGCTCACGACGATGCCCGCCCACAGTGCCCAACCCCAGACCATTCGCCAGCCCCGCACGCCCCTAAATTTTTCTGGTTTCGACGACCCCGATGTTGGACAGAAACACGTCCCAGAGATCCTGCGTAACGCCACCGGCCACTTTCTGGTAGCCTTTCAACACCACTTCGATGTTTTTCTGGGTGATGTCGCTGTACACCAGTTTGCCTTCGGAAAACCCTTCGAACTTCTGTTGTACCGTCACCACGCCGTAGTAGTTGCCGTCGGCGCCTTTGCGTAAGTCACTCACGTAGCTGATGTCCGACCAGGAGATTTTGACTTTGTCGTACTGTTCACCCAGCAGCTTCAGCTTGCGCAGGTAATCGCGGATTTTGCGGACAATTTTGTTCGACTTGTCGTACGCGTTGGTGATTTCTACCTGCGACTCTTCGCTCAGGAACAACCCCACCGCCAGATCGATGGCCTTGTTCGACTCTTCCGACGTAACGTCCTGGGAAACGATGGTTTGCATGTAGCCGGCCAGCTCTTCGGTCTTCAGCAGCGCCTTGTTTTTGAACTCTTCGAACTCCACCCGGGTAAACTCGCCGTTCACTTCTTTGGTGGCGGGTGGGTTCAGCACGTCGGTCTGGCCGTTTGGGGCACCCGGCACTACCTCGGCAATCTGCGCCGACACGCCTTTCAACGCGTCGGATACTACCGTAGGGGCGGCCCAGAAACGGTGCTTGCCGTCGTGGTAAATCACGGCCAGCAGTTGATCTTTTGCCACACTCTGGATGCCCGCGTTGACGCCATTCCGGCCCCGGCGCTCAAAAATCAGTTCCTGTTCGGTGCTGTCGCGGATCGTGCCGGCAATGACCTCTTTCTGCTGCGTCACCATCAGGTCGAACGCATTCGCCGGTTTGTTGCTCACAAACGCCTCCAGACTCTCGGCGTTGGTGTAATCTTTACCGTCTTGGTCGAATACCACGTAGCTGCCGCTTTCGCTGAACGCCATCAGCAGACGCGACTTTTCGACCGCGTAGTTGGGGCCGCTCAGGTTGTCGAGTTTTTTGAACTTGATAAAGTCCGGCTCCATGCCCACAATCTGGCAAAGCACCTTACTTCCGTCGGTTTCGTAGATGACATCCTGGGCTGAAACCGCACCGTAAAAAAGACACAGAAGGCAAAGAGGCAGAAAGCGTCGCATGGATGAGCACTGAAATTCAGGTTACAGATTCAGTCGTGCGTCGGGAAGGGAGGTCCCTCATCGTGCATAAGGAAATCAGACAATACTTTCCTTATGAAATGATGTAATACGCAAAACAAAAGTAATACTTTTTTTCGGTTCCCAAGCGGCCCTGCCGACGGATTTCCACGAAGTATGCTTTTGTTATGCCTCCTCAGGCAACGCGGGAATGCTCTGCCCGGCCCACCGATGCCTCCGGTTTGCGCCGATCAATCGTGCCTCGTTCGACGATAGAAGGCTGAGAATCAGCGCCCGTTCGAGAAGAAAAGGGAACTGGGGAAAAGTTGCTTTTTCACCGTGAGGCGTACGCCTACGTTGCGGGTGAGTTGCCCCAAGTCGCATCCGATCGCACCCGAAACGGCAAGGCCCAGGGGTTCGTGCTGATAAGTCACCTCCTGCACGGTGTAACATTGGGTCGTCTGGTAGAAAGGGCTTCGCTCGTTTTGCCCGTAGTTCTGCACCAGCGTCAGCCGCGTCTGGGCCGTAAACAACGTCCCCAGTCGGTACTGCGCGCCCGTATGAATGCCGGCTACTTTGGGATTCACGATGTTGGCATTGCCGGGCACCACGCCTCCTGCACCCGACCAGTCGAAGGGCACGAAGGCAGGAAAGTAGTGGCTGGCCCGCATCCGGTTGGTCAACAGCGGATTGCCCAGCACGCGATCTTCGTACTCCCACCCGGTACGGTACTTGTGATCGTTGTAGTAAACCCGGTTGGCCATGTGGCGGGTATAGATAAACTCGACTACTACCCGTTTCAGCACCGCATCGGCCTGGTTGGGAGTAAAACTTACACCCGTCAGTTGATCGGGCGTCAGCAACTTCATGCCCTGGCTCACCTCATAAGGCGTCTGATGGTACAGATGGAACGTCCCGAAATCGGCTTTGTAATCGCCCCCGAATTCGATGATGGCCCGGTGATCCACCCCGCTTTGAGGGCGGGGAAAAACGGCTACGCCATAGTTGTGTAGCGTACTATAGCCGGCGGTTGCTTCCTGAGGCTCCGCATCGGCGGCCATCCCGCCCCACAGGGCGTAGTGATGCAAGCCGCCGTACACAGCATAAGTCGGACGATTCAGGCGCAAAAAACCGTATTTTTCGTGGAGAAAGGCGTGCTTGTACCAGCGATTTGTTCCCAGCCAGCCGTGGCTGAGGCCGCCCTTGAATTGCAGCAGACCGCCTGTGTAGGGCACCTCTGTATACTCGACCACTGCCAGGCCCACCTGCGGGACGGGCAGGGCATTCCCGCTGATGTTCAGCGAGCCGCTCGACAAGACCGGATCGACTTCGCCGATCGTCTCCCGAAACAACCCGCCGCGTACTTCCCACCGCCGAAAGCTAAGTTTCACGTACGCTTCCTGCAGAAACGTGTGGCGGAATGCGGCGTTGTTGTATAGGTCCAGCCCGTAGCGCACGGCAAAGCCCTGCTGCGGCGGCCCCCCCCCGATCAGCCCGGTCTGGGTGTTGACTTTGGAACGGGCCCCGTCGTACCCTCCTAAAAAATGAGCGTTCGTGATGCGCAGATGAGACGACAGATCCAACTGCCGGTCGGCCAGCGCACCGTACTGGTTGGACACCAGCCACAACGGCTGATAGGCCTGCGTAGCGGCGGTCACGGTCGTGGCCAACGAGACTTGCAATGAGTCCAGGCCCTGGGCCTGCATCCCCCCTACCATCCCGAACCATCCTGCCCCCGTGAGAAGCAAGGTACATACCTTTCGAATCAACATGCGATGTGTCTAAAATCCCCGATGTGTAGACCTGATCCCGGTGTGGGTCCGTGGCGATCTGCGGTCGGTGGCGGTGACGCCAACCCAAAGCAAAAAGTAGGGACGTGCCGAGGGCAAGTCAGGTGTACGAGAACAGACCCTTGCCGTGTAGTGGGCTCTGTGTCAAGCGACTGTTCTCGTTTCGGGGCCAAAGATAAAACCCGACGTTGCGGCGTAGCCCGCATAAATCACGTCACATCACACATGTATGATTCAACATATTTTGATGCCAAGAGACAAGCCCCCGCGACCGGTGTAGGTCGTCACGGCGTCGATGGCCAACAGAGGTAACGCCGGTGGAGCGGACAGCGTACACAAAATGGCCGGTGTTGCAGGAAGAAAGCGGGAGCAGCCACAAGCTGGCTGTGCTAAGTCTCACGCTTATCGGAAGGGGCGGATCTGCTGCTGTACCGATAGCCGCACGCCGAGGTTGTCGGTCAGCTCGCCCCCGTCGAACCCGATGGCTCCGGAAACCGAGAAGCCGCTGTGCGGAGAACAGTAGGTGATTTCCTGCAGGTTGTAGCTTTGCATTTTCTGGTAGAAGGGACTCCGTGGATTATTGCCGTAATTCTGCACCAGCGTCAGCACCGTTTTTCCGGTGAACAGTGCCCCTAACCGGTAGACGACGCCCAGGTGCCCCCCTGCCACACGCGTATTGACAATGTTGTCATTGCCGGGCACGCCGCCCGACGTGTTTTCCCACGAGAAGGGCACAATCGCCGGGAAGTAGTGGTGGGCACGTATCCGGTTGGTTAACAAGGGGGCACCGATCACCCGCTGCTGGTATTCCCAGCCGGTCGCGTACTTGTAATCGTTGTAGTAGCGTTCTCCCTGCAGGTAATTCGTATAGATCACCTCCACCACGAGGCGCTGCAGCACCGCATCGGCGTAACGCGGCACGAAACTCACGCCGGTCACCTGATCCAGGTTCAACAGTCGGGTGGCCACCGACAGCTCATACGGCGTCTGGTGGTAGAGGCGAAGCATGCCCCACGCCGTTTCGTACGACAGCCCCCCTTCCACCACCGCCCGCTGGTCGGCCCCGGTACCGCGCCGCAACAGAACAATGCGGGCAAATTCGCGGGTAGACCGATCGGCAGGAGCCTGTTCACTTCGGCGACCGCCCCAGATCGCGTAATGATGAAAGCCCCCGAACAGACGGAAGCGACGTTTCCCGATCTGCAACAGTGCGTGCTTCTCGTGCAGGTAGGAGTGCTGGTACCAACGCTGTCGGCCCAGCCAGCCGTGGCTCATTCCCCCTTTGAACTGCAACCAGCCGCCGGTAAAAGGCACCGGCGTAAACTCGGTGACCGCTAGGCCTACCTGTGGAATGGGCTGAGCGTTCCCGCTGATGCCCAGAGAACCGCTCGACAGCACCGGATCGACTTCCTCACGTACATCTTCGAAGGCACCGACCCGCACTTCCCAATGACGATAGCCGGCTTTTGCGAAAGCCTCCTGTACAAACGTCCGTCCGAAACTGCGGTGGTTGTACACGTCGAGGCCGTAGTTCAGGTAAAGACCTTTCCGCGGGGGCGTCACCTGAATCAGCCCCGTGCGCGGATCGATCAAGTCGCCCTGCGTGTTGTACTCAACATCCACGTGTGCGTTGCTGAGCCGGACGTGCGTCGCCAGGTCCATCCCCTGATCGGCCAGCGCTCCGAATTGATTGGAGACAAGCCACAACGGCTGGTACGGCTGAGCCGCCACCGTTCCCACCGCGCCCAACGTAATCTGCAGGGAATCGAGCCCTTGCGCGGAGGCAGCTACCGTTCCTTGCAGAAAAATCAGAAGTCCCCAGAGCGTCCGGCCACTCAACCAAGTAGTTTGCCTACCAACCTTGCGCTTACACGCACGTCCACAGTACTCTGATAACGTAAGATGCATTTCTCCTGGGGATGCCCTACCGACAAGTTACACTTGCCTCAACAGGCAGTTTCTAAAAAGCAAAAGTGGGCTGCGTCAATTCCTCAACAGCATCAGTGGGCATGTTGCACTTTGGTTGCCCCCTCTATAAATGAGGATAACCCCTTCATCACCGTATTGATGTCGAGAAATCGCTCTGCGTATTGCCGGGCTTTCTCCCGCACGTCTTCCTGATCGGCATAGAGTGCCCGCCTGATGCCCGCATTCAAAGCGTCCTGGTTCTCGGCTGCTACCAAAAGGCCTGCCCCATATTTACGCACCAAGGCGTGTAAACTGGAGCCCTCATTTGCCGTGATTAACGCCAGTCCGCCTACCGCCAAAATAGTTGTCAGTTTCGACGGCATTACCAGGTCGCTGGCGTTTGCTTTCTGGATGACCAGATGCAAATCCGCCATGTTTAAAAACTGCGTAAACTTCTCGAGAGGTTGCAACGGAAAGAACAGCACATTAGGCAACGAGAGCGCTTGTGCCAGTTGTTGCAGTCGCTCCTGATAAGGGCCCGAACCGCAGATCACGAATTTGACCGTTGCATCGTTCTGCAAGGCCTGAGCTGCGTACAGAATGGATTCAAGGCCCTGCTTTTCGCCGATCGCTCCCGAGTAGAGTACCACCTGATCGGTAGGCGCAAAGCCGAACATTGTTTTGAGCTGATCCCGGCCAGCAAGAGGGTAAAACCGCTGGGTGTCTGCCCAGTTCGGTAAAAGAGCAACGGGCTTCTCGGCTTTTGCTTCCACACGCTGCACCATGCCTTCGGAG
This region of Catalinimonas alkaloidigena genomic DNA includes:
- a CDS encoding tetratricopeptide repeat protein, producing MKKSGILIGAMGWLLWWPAVAQDTLTIREGAEITHQAELVVYELEDLLNVITNTDIGSKMTQDLIRNSYSSSKNQIFYDEKVIIESDDDPDATLKNFKDAEVPKYLNTLDLYYEKSSEPSVSLTSVKTSPVKKSDYYYVRTYFERNFENKHKQKNKGYATVPRVADVRVDNVDGKWQARIIGISFFGPEEDLNTPENNVELIAGDDDVLGKSVASLERNRSVDADMIKQEIANLFAEEMRKLKEVGSAEETEKKNEYEEAIKMGDQAYAEKRYQAAKDAYEAAIVIYPYKYHPKVRLNEIARLTERSNQYEDFVRKAKHARSIRKYEDAITFYQKALELQPDQRKLNDEIMAISSTIREVSLPKNEMMAGDYDAAMKSCNKLIRTHSDHPERFPELFLMRGICYAKEDKTKQALKDFTDAISYDPQYLDAYRERGQLYAKSGELAQAVADYDVIVSFLPDDPRYLSERANLKRRMGSVDGAIDDYQKVIALAPSSQVYYEKAMLHYQQEAYRKALASLENAIHLDAHDGKMYFQRGLTQVRLQNYNEAQQDFTLALEKGLGTEEQKAIRQESEQLYREGLAALDQKAYDTALEILRNAAVLDPTNVTVWFKLGEVYELQRRYEDAIGAYTQIIEQEETNWMAWYKRGVSQLKLRSYDRAVNDLLRVRQLQVHYFPALVGLGDVYAAQRDFGKAIDEYEKAIATIRDRQKKDKIDDYQSRLADIYVRIGDAKIELADYKEAMEKFEEATKLDKKAGAPLFYRGKVYYITGDYDKALKDLSEAITLKYDNPEVRFVRALTYQANNDYPNAIKDLGVVMESSDTAEYPEAFMYRAMVYRRKTNNLQDALHDLETFQHRVVTPGPLFHTTLGLVQLDLNNPENAKSQFARARAAADNYGPAWLGEACLVAREAKTDEALALCEKAFNAGQVTVPMIDEAESTYLADLKKSKKYRKLRRAYEAKLKK
- a CDS encoding capsule assembly Wzi family protein, producing the protein MLIRKVCTLLLTGAGWFGMVGGMQAQGLDSLQVSLATTVTAATQAYQPLWLVSNQYGALADRQLDLSSHLRITNAHFLGGYDGARSKVNTQTGLIGGGPPQQGFAVRYGLDLYNNAAFRHTFLQEAYVKLSFRRWEVRGGLFRETIGEVDPVLSSGSLNISGNALPVPQVGLAVVEYTEVPYTGGLLQFKGGLSHGWLGTNRWYKHAFLHEKYGFLRLNRPTYAVYGGLHHYALWGGMAADAEPQEATAGYSTLHNYGVAVFPRPQSGVDHRAIIEFGGDYKADFGTFHLYHQTPYEVSQGMKLLTPDQLTGVSFTPNQADAVLKRVVVEFIYTRHMANRVYYNDHKYRTGWEYEDRVLGNPLLTNRMRASHYFPAFVPFDWSGAGGVVPGNANIVNPKVAGIHTGAQYRLGTLFTAQTRLTLVQNYGQNERSPFYQTTQCYTVQEVTYQHEPLGLAVSGAIGCDLGQLTRNVGVRLTVKKQLFPSSLFFSNGR
- a CDS encoding capsule assembly Wzi family protein codes for the protein MSGRTLWGLLIFLQGTVAASAQGLDSLQITLGAVGTVAAQPYQPLWLVSNQFGALADQGMDLATHVRLSNAHVDVEYNTQGDLIDPRTGLIQVTPPRKGLYLNYGLDVYNHRSFGRTFVQEAFAKAGYRHWEVRVGAFEDVREEVDPVLSSGSLGISGNAQPIPQVGLAVTEFTPVPFTGGWLQFKGGMSHGWLGRQRWYQHSYLHEKHALLQIGKRRFRLFGGFHHYAIWGGRRSEQAPADRSTREFARIVLLRRGTGADQRAVVEGGLSYETAWGMLRLYHQTPYELSVATRLLNLDQVTGVSFVPRYADAVLQRLVVEVIYTNYLQGERYYNDYKYATGWEYQQRVIGAPLLTNRIRAHHYFPAIVPFSWENTSGGVPGNDNIVNTRVAGGHLGVVYRLGALFTGKTVLTLVQNYGNNPRSPFYQKMQSYNLQEITYCSPHSGFSVSGAIGFDGGELTDNLGVRLSVQQQIRPFR
- a CDS encoding WcaI family glycosyltransferase, whose product is MKKRILLIGGNFSPEPTGIGKYNGEMVAWLARQGYACTVITTYPYYPYWQVQPPYAKKRFGYLQETLPVEGGVPVTVYRCPQYVPAQPSGLKRILQDLTFSSSAFLRMLPLLVQQPFDVVISVVPSFHIGLLAVLYRKLRGARMVYHIQDLQIEAARDLQMIKSPLIIRLMFRLETFIFRQSDRISTISEGMVQRVEAKAEKPVALLPNWADTQRFYPLAGRDQLKTMFGFAPTDQVVLYSGAIGEKQGLESILYAAQALQNDATVKFVICGSGPYQERLQQLAQALSLPNVLFFPLQPLEKFTQFLNMADLHLVIQKANASDLVMPSKLTTILAVGGLALITANEGSSLHALVRKYGAGLLVAAENQDALNAGIRRALYADQEDVREKARQYAERFLDINTVMKGLSSFIEGATKVQHAH